The Capsicum annuum cultivar UCD-10X-F1 unplaced genomic scaffold, UCD10Xv1.1 ctg999, whole genome shotgun sequence genome includes a region encoding these proteins:
- the LOC124895859 gene encoding acanthoscurrin-2-like — protein sequence MAVGGGVGMGGGGVGMGGIGGGIGDGIGGLVVVLMELVVVVVTISGGVGGHCCGIGGVGDFVVGIGSINVGFSGGGGGGLVVVVLLVVSVLVVFVVADGCGVGGIGCGVVGVDVSIVGGDGIGGICDRVYGCGGCPSVATS from the exons ATGGCAGTTGGCGGTGGTGTTGGTATGGGTGGAGGTGGTGTTGGTATGGGAGGCATTGGAGGTGGTATTGGTGATGGTATTGGTGGTTTAGTGGTGGTGTTGATggaattggtggtggtggtggtgactATTAGTGGTGGTGTAGGGGGTCATTgttgtggtattggtggtgttggtgattttgttgttggtattggtagCATTAATGTTGGttttagtggtggtggtggtggtggtttagtggtggtggtg tTATTGGTGGTTTCAGTGTTagtggtatttgtggtggctgATGGATgtggtgttggtggcattggttgtggtgttgttggtgtcGATGTTAGTATTGTTGGTGGTGACggtattggtggtatttgtgATCGTGTTTATGGTTGTGGTggttgtccatctgttgcaacaagttga